The following coding sequences lie in one Mucilaginibacter sp. KACC 22773 genomic window:
- a CDS encoding TolC family protein: MKFKSQTFYQLLLLSSALLAAPFAKAQGKLDEYIRQGLASNESIRQQNFVLEKNIYALKEAKSMFLPDVTFSTTYTKADGGRTIDFPTGDLFNGVYSTLNKLTGSNAFPQLQNQRIQLNPDNFYDAKFRTALPILNAELIYNKRIKRQQVDLQKAEVLLYKRELVKEIKAAYYNYQKAVYATGIYESSLRLVEEGQRINTKLYDNSKVNRTVVLRSQNEVSRINASLIEAQKTAESAGYYFNFLLNRPLTDSILSDDIKTLPAREQSPGNNVDGREELFKLRIAKDINGNLTGLARSYIVPKLGTFIDLGSQAFDWKFNSNSRYYLFGVSLEWNLFSSGKNNYRVKQALADREALASQTDYVQQQLLTELKVRQAGMQSAIAQYQAAQSQLKTSQTYYGDMLKLYKQGTAIYIELLDAQNQWIDAQLHANIALYDTWIADAAIERANASFTIQ, encoded by the coding sequence ATGAAATTCAAAAGTCAAACATTTTACCAACTTTTGCTTTTGTCGTCAGCCTTACTGGCTGCACCCTTTGCAAAAGCGCAGGGCAAGCTGGATGAGTATATCCGGCAGGGCCTTGCCTCAAATGAAAGCATCAGGCAGCAGAACTTCGTGCTCGAAAAAAATATTTACGCGCTTAAGGAAGCGAAAAGCATGTTTCTGCCCGATGTTACTTTTTCGACTACCTACACGAAGGCTGATGGCGGCCGTACGATAGATTTCCCTACCGGCGACTTGTTTAACGGAGTTTATTCCACGCTGAATAAATTGACCGGTAGCAATGCCTTTCCGCAGCTACAAAATCAGCGGATACAGCTTAATCCGGATAATTTTTATGATGCTAAGTTTCGCACCGCACTCCCTATTCTGAATGCGGAACTGATCTATAATAAGCGGATCAAAAGGCAGCAGGTAGATCTGCAAAAGGCCGAGGTATTGCTCTATAAACGCGAACTGGTCAAAGAGATCAAAGCAGCCTATTACAATTACCAGAAAGCCGTTTATGCTACCGGCATCTATGAATCTTCACTCCGGTTGGTTGAAGAAGGTCAAAGGATCAATACGAAGCTGTATGACAACAGTAAGGTTAACCGTACCGTTGTGCTCAGGAGTCAGAATGAAGTATCCAGAATCAATGCTTCGCTTATTGAGGCACAGAAAACAGCGGAATCAGCCGGCTACTATTTTAACTTCCTGCTTAACCGGCCGCTGACAGACAGCATACTTTCAGACGACATTAAAACACTGCCTGCAAGGGAACAAAGCCCGGGTAACAATGTTGATGGCAGGGAGGAATTATTCAAACTAAGGATAGCAAAGGATATCAACGGCAACCTGACTGGGCTGGCCAGATCCTATATCGTCCCCAAGTTAGGAACCTTTATCGATCTGGGTTCGCAGGCTTTTGACTGGAAATTTAACAGTAATAGCCGTTACTATCTGTTCGGGGTTTCCCTGGAATGGAACCTGTTCTCTTCCGGCAAAAACAATTACCGGGTCAAGCAGGCGCTTGCCGACCGCGAGGCCCTGGCATCACAGACCGATTACGTGCAGCAGCAATTGCTTACCGAACTTAAAGTTCGCCAGGCTGGTATGCAAAGCGCCATTGCGCAATACCAGGCCGCACAATCCCAATTAAAAACCAGCCAGACCTATTACGGGGATATGCTGAAGTTATACAAACAGGGAACAGCCATTTACATCGAACTGCTGGATGCCCAGAACCAATGGATCGATGCCCAGCTTCACGCCAATATTGCCCTTTACGACACCTGGATTGCAGACGCCG
- a CDS encoding TetR/AcrR family transcriptional regulator, whose product MGIAERKLKEKQEMHKRILNGARKIFLEKGYEKTSMRNIAAEINYSQGSLYFYFKDKSEIFHELHKEGFRLLLNQLKVLDKVGDPFERLKASGRVFIQFAQDNKDYYNLMFIVDEPVKDSLSEGFQIAEEAIKYMQGMVQECQQKGKFVDMDTEYFTFLIISVVHGICALFCKHRNTSFVGKTNEELMQNGYESFVALLEKS is encoded by the coding sequence ATGGGCATAGCAGAAAGAAAATTAAAAGAGAAACAGGAAATGCACAAACGCATCCTTAACGGTGCACGTAAGATATTTTTGGAGAAGGGCTATGAAAAAACCAGTATGCGTAATATCGCCGCTGAGATCAATTACAGCCAGGGCTCGCTTTATTTCTATTTCAAAGACAAGAGTGAGATCTTCCACGAATTACATAAGGAGGGCTTTCGCCTGTTGTTGAACCAGTTGAAAGTACTGGACAAAGTTGGCGACCCTTTTGAGCGGTTAAAAGCATCCGGGCGCGTGTTTATTCAATTTGCCCAAGATAATAAAGATTATTATAACCTGATGTTCATTGTTGACGAACCTGTTAAAGATTCCCTGTCTGAGGGATTCCAGATAGCTGAAGAAGCCATCAAATATATGCAGGGAATGGTACAGGAATGTCAGCAGAAAGGCAAGTTCGTAGATATGGACACAGAATATTTTACTTTCCTGATCATCTCCGTAGTGCACGGAATCTGCGCACTTTTTTGCAAACACCGCAATACAAGCTTTGTTGGCAAGACGAATGAAGAGCTCATGCAGAACGGATACGAGTCTTTTGTGGCGTTGCTTGAAAAAAGTTAG
- a CDS encoding SDR family NAD(P)-dependent oxidoreductase — MKKALITGASGGIGLETARQLAQQNYQVTLVARNRGRLEKALSGLSGSGHTILVADLNNKEDLQKLAAHLSAEKYDVLINNAGNGTYGKFTDIPLEDQLATMQLNMQALVTLSYSFLQKAVKGDALINIGSLLAHSSLPGGAVYAGTKSFVANFSESLWCEFKPKGIYVTGFNPGAANSDFHANAGGHTSDFPKFVMSSVEDVARELVKALQKRQKPRVMQGWKNRFMLFGFRFLPRVAAVNIMSKISPGMQN; from the coding sequence ATGAAAAAAGCATTGATCACAGGCGCCAGCGGAGGCATCGGGCTCGAAACAGCCCGGCAGCTGGCTCAACAGAATTACCAGGTTACCCTGGTAGCCCGTAACAGGGGCCGCCTCGAAAAGGCGTTAAGCGGTTTAAGCGGCAGCGGCCATACCATCCTGGTTGCTGATCTGAACAACAAGGAAGACCTGCAAAAGCTGGCGGCACATCTCAGCGCTGAAAAGTACGACGTGCTCATCAACAACGCGGGTAACGGTACTTACGGAAAATTTACTGATATCCCGCTGGAAGACCAGTTGGCCACGATGCAGCTCAATATGCAAGCTTTGGTAACTTTGTCTTATAGCTTTTTACAGAAAGCTGTCAAAGGAGATGCGCTCATCAATATCGGTTCGCTGCTGGCCCATTCTTCTCTGCCGGGCGGTGCGGTGTATGCAGGCACCAAGAGTTTTGTCGCTAATTTCTCAGAATCATTGTGGTGCGAATTCAAGCCGAAAGGCATTTATGTAACAGGCTTTAACCCCGGCGCCGCAAACTCCGATTTCCATGCAAACGCAGGCGGGCATACCAGTGATTTCCCAAAGTTTGTAATGTCTTCTGTTGAGGATGTTGCCAGGGAACTCGTGAAAGCCCTACAAAAAAGGCAGAAGCCAAGAGTGATGCAAGGTTGGAAAAATCGTTTTATGCTATTCGGTTTCAGGTTTTTACCTAGAGTTGCTGCGGTGAACATTATGAGTAAGATCAGCCCAGGCATGCAGAATTAA
- a CDS encoding winged helix-turn-helix transcriptional regulator, whose amino-acid sequence MITRTVIDGYPVKITYQLIEYANTLTTVIYSLKYWGLNHRKKVTERE is encoded by the coding sequence TTGATTACCAGGACCGTGATCGATGGCTACCCGGTGAAGATCACTTATCAATTGATTGAATATGCCAATACCCTGACGACCGTTATCTATTCCCTTAAATACTGGGGATTAAACCACCGAAAGAAAGTGACGGAACGGGAATAA